TGCAATCCGCCGATGCAGCCGCCATCGTTGCATGGCTATTGACAAAATGAATCCACCCATGAAGAGAAAGATAAGATCGTGAGCGTACGGTGCCGCAACGTCTCGTATGGAGCCAGCACCAAAGAGCGGAAGAACAACGAGCGGCAGGAGGGCCGTCGCTGGAATATCGATCGCCTCAGTGAGCCACCAGAGGGCCATCCAAGTCGCAAGCGCCGCAGTAACCCGGCCTGCATGGGTAAATACGACGATTCCACCGTCCGAAACATAGGTATTTGGAAGAGCGAGGTATACAGCTAGCGCAACGATCGGGCCGCTGATCCGAGCAATACGTTGTAACGGTATGTGAGCGGTTACCTGCAAAGTAACCTCATTGCTCACTGGGTCGCCAGAACCGAAGGTGCTTACTCAAGAGGATGCCTCTTCGCACTATAGCACCGCCACTTTCACACGTCTGATAAGCGTGATATCGTGGAGGCCTGTCAGAAAGAAAGGTAAAGCATGCCCTTTGGTATAGGCCTCATGGAGCTCGTGGTCATCTTCTTCATCTTGCTCCTGATCTTCGGCGCGAAGCGCCTGTCTGGGATCGGACGCGGGATGGGGCAGGCCATTCGTGGCTTTAAGAGTGAGGTCAAGGACCCCGACACGCCAAAAGAAGAAGCTTAGACGCTAGACGGCACACTCAAGCACTTGTTACCAATTGCTTAGGTCGTCCTGTTGGCTGTGTCCACAAGACAAGCAGGTCACCTCCGCGACGGCTCAGCCGAGCCACATTCGGAGGTTCCCCCGGCTTGCCTAAGTTCTCCTCCCAACAACAGGCACGATTCAGCACCTCAGCCTCTATCGCTTGGGAACGTCTAGGGCAGCAAGGCGCTCAACGACCTGTGCACCGGCAGTCGGGGCATTCACTTCCTTATCGACGTAAAGGATGCGACCGTCACCACCGATGTAAAAGGTCCACCGTTGAGGGAGTTGACGCTCCGGCGACACCACACCGTAAGTACGTGCCACATCTCCATCAGGATTGCTTAACAGTGGAAAATCAGCTTCCAAGGATTCAGCGAATTTTCGATTTGTCTCAGCATCATCGACGCTGACCATGAAATA
This genomic window from Vicinamibacterales bacterium contains:
- the tatA gene encoding twin-arginine translocase TatA/TatE family subunit, producing MPFGIGLMELVVIFFILLLIFGAKRLSGIGRGMGQAIRGFKSEVKDPDTPKEEA